A window of Macaca thibetana thibetana isolate TM-01 chromosome 7, ASM2454274v1, whole genome shotgun sequence genomic DNA:
AGAACAGTTAAAAGGCCTTTCCAGGAATGCAGGCAGGAGGAGATGTCAGCTTAGACTGCAGTAGTAGCAGTGGGTTAGAGAGAAATGGACAGATTCACTAAATATGCAGTAGGTAAAATCATCAGGACTTAGCAATAGACCACATGTGGGGCATGAGAGAAAGAGGGGAGCCAAGGATGACCTGGAGACTTCTGGCATGGCCAGCTGGGTAGCTGGTGGTGCCATGTACTGAGATAAACACATGGTAGGTAGTCAAGGCTGAGGGGACCATGACTCAGTTTGGAACATCTCATGTTTGAGATGCACATGTGACATCCAAGTAGAGATGTCCAGAAAATAGTTTTCAGGTCTGAACTGGAGATATAAGTGCTAATTAGCATTAATAATAATATGCTCATTAGCAAGCAGACCACAACTGAAACCACAGGAAATAATGATTCAGGAAAAATACATAATTCAGCCCACAAGGTAGGGCAACAATATGTGAGAAGTCAACAATATTATTTGTTTACACTTCACAGTTTTCAAAAGGCATCACATCCTAAACCAAGTAATACAGGTGTCGTGGAACGTAGGCAAAATACAAATTAATCCCTACAGGAAAAGCAACTCCCACTGACCCACACATAACAGGTGGATCTGAGATCTAACAACTGGTCATAACCTAACAACAACCTAACACCATAATACTCACCTGTGGACAAGGCCTCCTCCCGAACATCACCCTCACCAGGCTGAGGGATATTCCAGGATGTTTTGGGAAGTAAAGAAATTTCCTCTGGTGATTCTAGTCTCACCATATCCATGTGATTGCTCTGGAACTGATACCGAGGGATGAAACAGACTTTGCCTCGTTGGAAAATGTCCTTGATAATCTCTTCTGTCTCAATTTCATCTTGCATGCTCAGAAAGATGGAAATTCTTTTGGACTTTTGATACTCACTGTGGGCAATCACCTAAATGGGAAATTATGGCAATTATATTTTCCAAGACTATATTTAGTAACTCCCCTTAAcagttcttcctttctctctcagcCTTGtccaatttctttaaatattaaaaagaaaaaaaaggggggcggGGCAGAGTGATATAGTGGGTCAGACAGTATTGCATCCTGAAGCCTGACTTTTAGATTGGGACTCAGCACTTACCTGCTCCTTTTATCCCTTCCTGGTACACCCACTCTGGTAGGTGTGAAAACCCATTAAAAGGTCACTGTGGAGACAAGCTGTTTATCTAGAGAATTCCAGGCTTGATCCCCACCTACCCATTTTAGTAGTCTTCGGTCATTTCACATGCTTTCCCTAGAGTCTGCTTTATTTTATCTCTGAATCTTGGCTCCCACAAGCTTCTCCACTCCTTGGATTGTCAGGCTCTTCCCAAATTCTACCCATTTAAAGTCCAACGCAAGCCCTAATTTTTCCTACTTCTGGCGAACCCTTACTACATTTAGAGTTAATAtataacaataatgtattgtcaTGAGTGGATCACTAATTGTTTCATGTGCCCTAAATCTCTAACCGGTCCATGAACTGAGCTCTCTGAGGCAGAGAACATGCCTTATAATTCTCTCTTAGCTCTGCCATCCCCATCCCATTTCCTAAAATTCACCTGTTCAAATGAATATCAAAATATTCACAATTATGGGGTGGGAGCAGAtcctgatgaaagaaatcattttCAATTGAATCatccatcaggcaagagaagggaaCTGAGCTTTGCTCATCATAGAAATGTCAACAATCTCAGGAACTTATCCAGACTCAGAAGTTAGTCCTTcactctcccttttccttttctttttttttttttttttttttttttttttttttttttaatatatagacagggtctccctccgttccccaggctggagtgcagtggcacaatctgcaacctctgcctcttaggctcaggcaatcctcctgcctcagccgccagagtagctgggaccacaggtgcaaccactatgtctggctgatttttcgtattttttttctggagacagggtttcaccatgttgctcaggctggtctcaaacttctgagttcaactgatccacccacctggacctcccaaagtgctgggattacaggtgtgagccactgcgcctggccagctctcttttttttcccttccttttctgttCTTCCCTGTTTGccaaactaaaaagaaaagaatacttttcttattctttatcagactttttaatacttttgttattattatataattgtaAGCCATAGAAGTAGCTTATAAATATGACTAGCAAAAAAATACAGGAATAGAAAGTCAAGTTGTtactaataaaaaaggaaacacagaaatCAAGTAGATAGAGCACATCAAACCAGTCTAAGAAAGAAAGCTAACTCTTACATTCTGaaaatttacaaaattgttttgaGGCCTGAAATGCgcaaagaaaggaaatgtgaaaCCTAGACCTGGGCAGGCCTGGGGCTTTGGGCATCCAACTACTATATGAGAAAGTTAAGTATCCTTTTTGCTCTCTTTACAGCAGAATATAGAAGATCGAGAGTTGAATAAGCAGTAATAAACATCAGTTAACATTCAGTGTGAGACtgtgcatacatatttatcttCCTTCCTCAAATCCCATTAATGTGACGGTAAAgaagcacaaaaaagaaaatccattagAGTACTGAGAACAAGGGAACAGAGACCTAATTTCTGTAAGACAAAGAGTGGATGGGACAGTATTTTGCTGACAAAACAGCAGCAGATCACAACACTCAGAGAATAAGGGTGCAGGTCAGGCAGAATCCATTCCTCCCTTGAAATCCCAAAGCAACTATAAAAGGCAGAGGAAATCCCCATTAGCTAAGACACCTTCATTCACAAATATGTACAGACAATAAAGGATCatcaaacattttgaaaagtcaaaatacaaaatagaaggatggaaaaaaaaaaaacaggaaggggAGAAAAAACGGACAAAGAGGAgagataattttttgaaattctaaTTAGTTTTCTCAGACAAACTCAAGAAGATAATTGcatttctaaaataacaatagaCTGCTGGGGAGGAAGCAATCAGGGAATCATGAAATAATCAATGGAAACTAAAATTGTGATtagcaaaattaaaacaacttagGAGACAGCCCTGGAGTAggggaaaagacaaaaataggaaaaatgaaaaaaatgttaagaaatacaGAAGATCAATCTATGATTTTTATTATCTGATTAACAAGAGTTCCAAAAAggcacaaaggaaaaagaaataatcaaagaagatatacttggctcacacctgtaatcccagcactcttggaggcggaggcgggtagatcatctgaggtcgggagttcgaggccagcctgaccaacatggtaaaacccggtctctactaaaaatacaaaattagccgggcgtcgtggcacatgcctgtagtcccagatacttgagaggctgaggcagaagaatcccttgaacccaggaggcagaaattgagccaagatcacgccataacactcaagcctgggcaacaagagcaaaactctatctcaaaaaaaaaaaaaaaagtaaaagaaaaacactagTCTCCATATTGAATGGGGGCCATGGGTGCTGAGCAgaacaaggaaaataattttaattttgaaattcaaaCTATCAATCTAGTATGAGGGTAAAACATTTcctaatgtatatttaaaagtttacCACCCCCATAgatactttctcaaaaaaaattatctgaagatAAACTCTAAtaagatgaaaggaaaagaatCCAAGAGAGACAAAGATACTAGACTCAAAAAGCGGCCCTAACTCAGAAGTGGAGTAAGGAGGAACCCCAGGGCAATGGCAGTGCAATGGGCCGAAGGCAACCAGACCAGAAGAAGCAAGGGGCTGGAGTGTTTTCAAAAAGAGAGTGGATTTATTTTAACAGACGatgaaaaagaatatattgaTAAGACAAACAGATATTCTTGatttgtcaaaaaaagaaaaataaaggcaatcaGAAGCTcctggaaaaatagaaatatgctccaaatgggaacaaagtaaaacagaaaatgattttgagCAATtatggaggaaaagagaaaagctttGGTACTAACACTTGAAGCATTACCTTCCTAGTTACACATATCTAGTGACATAAAGTCATGTCTTTTCTTACATATTCAATCATACAACTTGGTTCTGTGATGAATACCATCTATAGAACAAAAatacagctgggcgcggtggctcatacctgtaatcctggcactttgggaggccaaggtgggtggatcacgaggtcaagaggttaagaccatcctggccaacatggtgaaaccctgtctctactaaaaatacaaaaattagctgggcgtagtggtgcacgcctgtagtcccagctactcgggaggctgagccaagagaatcacttgaacccgggaggcagaggttgcagtgagccaagattgtgccactgcactccagcctggagacagagcgagagtccatctaaaaaaaagaaaaaaaaaaatacaaggtatGTATTCAgtgctttacatatttttgtaaatactGTTTACTGTAAATACTATTTACTGAAATCTCAAGTTTGGAAATCGGTCACAAATACTGCTGAGTAGACTCATTATAGTTACAGAGCAAAGTTTAAATATTACAAaacctggccgggtgtggtggctcatgcctgtaatcccagcacttcgggaggctgaggcgggtggatgatgaggtcaggagttcaacatcagcctggccaagatggtgaaaccctatctctactaaaaatacaaaaattagccgagcgtggtggcgggcgtctgtaatcccagctactcgggaggctgaggcacagaactCCCTGATcccgagaggcagaagttgcagcgagccgagattgcgccactgcactccagcctgggtgacagagtaagactctgtctcaaaaaatgaaaaattacaaaacttgaCAACATAAGTATAACAATATAAATGTCAGAAACTGACAGAGGGAGTAGAAAACATAGTGAGTAAAGGGACACTAATTTCCTCATCTTATTAGTTAGAGAATCAAGATATGACATAAAGCTGAATTTCTTCACCATTTAAATTacttctctgataaatttctaaGTTATAAAAAGGTACAGTGACAATAAGAATAAATATGCTTTTCTAAATGAAAGACATCATTTAACACCTTTATTGAGCATTCACTATGGCAAAACACTACACAGTACACTGATGTTTCCAGAGATGATCCATTGGTTAGTCATGAAATCAATAGCaggctataatttttaaatgaaatagaatagcaAATATTAAAGTTCGAgtcaggcacaggggctcacgcctgtaatcccagcactttgagagccagaagcgggaagatcatgaggtcgagttcgagaccaccctggccaacatggtgaaaccccgtctctactaaaaacagaaaaattagctgggcatggtggcacctgcctgtaatcccagctacttgggaggctgaggcaggagaatagcttgaacgtgggtggcggaggttgcagtgagctgagatcatgccaccgcactccagcctgggtgacagagcaagactctgtcttgaaaaaaaaagaaaatattacatttcatTGTATGTGGTAAGAGCTGTAACATGTTCcttgtatgtgtatatttgtttgtACAgagtaaaatgtatttatcacTGAGGGTCATGggtctgctttttaatttttctctctcctcctttaaTGCCAGCTCTCAGTTGTCATTCTATTGCTGTTAGTGACTCTGTATCTATGTAGCCACTATTCCCATCTATAGTTTATGAATTCTAATCTTCTATGGACAAAGACAACATAGAAGATTAGAAACTGAATTCATCTTTATTTCCCCCATGCTCCTCCAAAATTTGTTCCACTTCCTACATTCTTTATGCCCAAGGTTAAACACCATTATACCCAGCTCTAAATTTTGGAATCATAGGTGACTCTCCTCCCCTTCCAGTATTCTCTAACCTCTTCCAATCAGTTGCCAAGTACTGCTGTTTCTCACTTAACAGTCTCCCATTTGCCTCCTTTCCCCCTATCTTCACTGCCCATGCTCTGGTTTGcatctttttcatctttcactTGAATTGGCACAACAGCCCCTTACtggtctccattttttttttctttcttcattcctcaACCCATTACCCAAATGCTGCCAGTATACCCTTCCTAAAGGACATATCAAAAAATAGGTAAAGCACTGAATACATCCCTTTACACACTTCTTTAACTCTCACAATCGACCTACAAGAGTGATATtatccattttatagacaaggaaccAAGGGTTCTGAGAGATTATGAGACCTGTCCAAGGATATACAGTTAAAAGACAGTGGCGCCAGATTAAACCCAGATCTGTGTAGTTCCAACGCCCATGCTAAACTGTATCCTGTCATCTCTTGCCTAAATATCCCTACTCACACTCCCCTATCCCATCTTTCCCTTCACCtgaaaaaattcatcttgttcTCCAAAATTCACCTCAACATTTTGCAATAGAAAGCTTTCCAATTCCCCCTCCCCAAGGCTACATTTCCACAATATTGGTGTTTACCTTTATCATATATCTGGCTTCAATGCAATTCTTTATTCATGTCTGTTTCCTCTTTGAGGCTATCTGCTCCTTTAGAGCAACAATCATCTTTTTCATGTCCACAACCCAGTACATAGCCAAGTGTGCACTACTTAGGTGTTCAACATATGTGAATGAATTAGCTaaattttaaacaactagatATAGACAAGAGTGTATATCCTTTACATATACTAAAACACCCAGCAATGCTTCctcataatagctaaaataattgtTTGAACGACCGAATTAACATCTGTACAGATTCCCTCATGCACACCTACATAGATGAAGAGAGGGGTGAAATAAGTATATCTGATTTACTGCTTTAACCCATTGGCACCTTGAATTTGAGCAAATAACGGATAATAGAATAGTGAGGGGTAATTACGAAAGCCTGATGGTATAACTAATTCCAAGGAACATCAAGTCTCCAAATATCCACTGGTGTCTCTGAGGCATGATGCTGGGAAGACAGATCATCAGTTTGACTTACAACAGAATTACACATACGTACTTATTCAGGGGACAttaaatttttcttcctctggtGTCTAACAAAAATGAGTCCCCAAAAACTCTTTAGAACATGCCTTCAAGACAGGATATGACTCCCATTTTATTGATAAGAAAACTGATATTACATAGACAGACTAAAAATACATAGCAGTGCAGTcggtgaaaataataaaacagaggtCTGCTACAAACAGGGACTCTCACTTActcctctcatttctctcttctgtttcctatGTTCTGGGGAAGCCTGGGTATGACAGCCACGTCTTcctttcattcactcaacaaaaaGCATTTAATGTTGACCAACTCTGAGACAGGAAAGGCCTAGGCCCTGGAGCTACTGAGACACAGCCTTAGCCCTCCATATACTTAGTGAAGTGCAGTCAACATCTGAGTTCTGACCTTTGGCATCTCCACACTTTTTTTGGTGTTCCCTTGTCTGAAGCACCTGCATCTTTCTCTGGCCATTTTACTAAAGTAACTGGAGTCTGACTCGTAGCTCATTAACTTTAGGACTCACTGAGGGAACCTGGGCACTCAAGAGTTCACCCATCTCCTCTACCACAACTTTCTGTTCTCACCCTCCTCTCACCACAGTACCGTCATCCCCGCGGAGGAGTTTTCGAGCACCAAAGGTGCCACCCATGCAAACGAACTCCCCTCCCAGAGATAAATCTGTCAACCCCTGCCGTCCTCTCGCTCTTTAGCCCCACAACTTTCACTACCGGGCCCCCTCTCCGCCACAGTGCGAAGAACAGCCAGACTACGACCAGGGGACGGGCGCGCGCCGGGGACTGGCGTGCGGACGCCGGGAGGGGAAACGCGCGCGCGCCTGGAGGAGAAACGTGCGCGTGCCGGGAGGGCCTATCCCTGCGCCTGCACTGACCAGGCACGGATTAGCAATCGCTGGCCGCCAGGCGTTCAGAGAGTCTGTCCGCCGCGGCTTCCGCTACAGGCGGCCTCGCACCTTCTGGGTCAGTACGCGGGACTGACGTAGCCTCTCCTCGGCGCTCATCGCCCGCAGACGCTGCTTCAGCTCTCCTCGCAGGCTCCGCTTGGCGCTGCTCACCGCTGCCGCCGCCATCTCACGCCCAAGCCCAGTCCAATCCCACCCTCGGCGCCCTGGGGTTTGGTCTCCGCCCCTGGCCGCTCCCAGGTGGATCCGCGGCCTAGGGGCGGGTCTGGACTCGGGGAAGCGCCCCCACCCCTCTTCCGGCACGCGGGCCCTCGGCGCGCCGCGCGCTTGCCTGGCCTCCGGCCATTGGGAGCCAGCCCTCGTGCGGCCGCCGGTGGTCCGGCCCGCCCTCCCTGGCTACCGGGAGCTCTGGCGAGGCGCCGTCGCTGCCCTGCCGCCTGACCTCCCTGAGCCCGAGCCCTCACCCGAACCGCGGAGGCGGCAGCGCCACTGGCGGGGATGGTAAAGACGGCCGGCAGTACCCACGGTGCCTGGCATCTCGTGTACTGTTGAGTACTGGGACTTCAGGGGCCAGAAGGGCAAGGCAGGACAAGTAGCGAAATCGTCACGAGTCGCTTAACTCCAGGGATATGTCTGACAGATGCCCCGATTTCCTTCTGGTGCAAACATAAAGAGTGTAGTTACAAAGTTACTACACACCTATGCTACACACCTGTACAGCGTATTttgtactaaatactgtaggcaattgtagcaCCATGATACTTGTgcatctaaacacagaaaaggtaatGTGTTGGTTGGCTACCACATCAGTAGGTATTAGGAATTTTTCAATTCCATTATAATCTTAAGAGACCACAGTGGTTGATGGAAATGTCCTTATGTGATGAATGTATAGATGATACATAGTCGAGAATATTGTTAAAGCAGTAACTGTAGTGTAAAAGCCAAATTTTGTGGATTCTAGTGTGAATGTATTCCAGGTCATAGTGCCCATTATAGGTACTTCCTGTTATAACCATCAGTGACTGTTCATTCCCACCACTCAGCTctgattaaaacacaaaaatgaattaaaactgaAAGCAGTTTAGGGGGTGGGTGAGGCACTCGCAGGAAGAGGTAAAAGAAACTGTGAAGTCTTGAACTGCTCCCAGTAGCCAGGCGCCTCAGATTGCCTCTCAGATGTGACTTCCTAAAACCAGAGCTGCCTCTTCCAAAACTACTTCCCTACTGACAGCCCCAGTGTCCTAATCCCCACCGTTAAGAATCACACCTCCTAAGTAAAGCATAAAAGTGCCCGGCGAGAATGCACATGGCTTGAGAGGGGAGATCTGGCTTCTTTATGGAATCTATCAACAGCTTCCGGGGAAAGGTAATGCAAGTCCCAGGGGGATTGTGTTGTAAGAAGAAGGGAAGGccggccgtgcgcggtggctcaagtctgtaatcccagcactttgggaggcctagaagggcggatcacgaggtcagcagatcgagaccatcctggctaacacggtaaaaccccgtctctactaaaaaaaatgcaaaaaactagccgggcgaggtggcgggcgcctgtagttccagctactcgggaggctgaggcaggagaatggtgtaaacccgggaggcggagcttgcagtgagctgagatccggccactgtactccagcctgggcgacagagcgagacgccgtctcaaaaaaaaaaaaaaaaaaaaaaagaagggaaggccAGGCAGATATAGCGTATACATATTGCAATCAGATTTGCTGACCTAAAAATTAGAACACGAGGTCTAACAAACTACATAATTTTCTAATCTGTtcatatttaccaaaaaaaaaaaaaaaaaaaaattagcattagCTCCACGTTGAATCACTTACCTAATTTTCTTTGTTCAGAATATCGCAGAGTATCCTGCATACCAGGTTGCCATATCCATCAATCCCAAATGGCAAGCCAGAGAGAGAAGGCTGGGAAGGAGGCATCAGTGGAAACTCTAAGCAGCCAGGGGCACTGGAAACTGCAGACAGcatgggaaagaaggaaggaaggagggaagagggaaggcgACCTGAGTCTGCTTCTAGCCTGAGTCTGCTTCTCAGTCTAGTCTGCAGTCTAGCCTAGTGACACGGAGGActtttgggtgatgggtacaccttAAAAGTCTGCAGAAAAGATACCCCCTTCCTAATCATCATCCCATAATTAATTGCCTGGCTCCTGTGTTGAGCTTTACCCTTTGGCTGAATTTCCAGGCAGACtccaaaaatgaagacaaaaatggCATATAGAGAAAATtacatacaatttatttattaaatagggataaAATTTCTGTAACTCTAGAAGGTCAAGTTACATCATCAAAGCTGTTTATTTAAAAGTAGAAGTATGTGTTGGCAATCGTTTTCTTAAGAGTCAGAAAAATTAGGCCGGTTTCACAATATGGAGTGTCCTTTCTGGTCAACAGTATTGCTTCAGAAGAGATAGCGTTTCACAGATCTTTCCTGTAACTTCTAGAAAAGTCATCCAGCCAGATTTAGGCTCAAGCTTCTTTACAAAGCCATTTTCCtgagagaataaatttaacattttaaaaaatcactggagATTATGctggaataaaaagcaaaaatatttaatgcaaatAGTTAATCTTC
This region includes:
- the MTHFS gene encoding 5-formyltetrahydrofolate cyclo-ligase isoform X2 — its product is MKGRRGCHTQASPEHRKQKREMRGVIAHSEYQKSKRISIFLSMQDEIETEEIIKDIFQRGKVCFIPRYQFQSNHMDMVRLESPEEISLLPKTSWNIPQPGEGDVREEALSTGGLDLIFMPGLGFDKHGNRLGRGKGYYDTYLKRCLQHQEVKPYTLALAFKEQICLQVPVNENDMKVDEVLYEDSSAS
- the MTHFS gene encoding 5-formyltetrahydrofolate cyclo-ligase isoform X1, whose amino-acid sequence is MAAAAVSSAKRSLRGELKQRLRAMSAEERLRQSRVLTQKVIAHSEYQKSKRISIFLSMQDEIETEEIIKDIFQRGKVCFIPRYQFQSNHMDMVRLESPEEISLLPKTSWNIPQPGEGDVREEALSTGGLDLIFMPGLGFDKHGNRLGRGKGYYDTYLKRCLQHQEVKPYTLALAFKEQICLQVPVNENDMKVDEVLYEDSSAS
- the MTHFS gene encoding 5-formyltetrahydrofolate cyclo-ligase isoform X3 — translated: MIKVIAHSEYQKSKRISIFLSMQDEIETEEIIKDIFQRGKVCFIPRYQFQSNHMDMVRLESPEEISLLPKTSWNIPQPGEGDVREEALSTGGLDLIFMPGLGFDKHGNRLGRGKGYYDTYLKRCLQHQEVKPYTLALAFKEQICLQVPVNENDMKVDEVLYEDSSAS